In the Paenibacillus pabuli genome, one interval contains:
- the coxB gene encoding cytochrome c oxidase subunit II, translating into MMKQWQVAKRILPLLAVFSLLLSACGREDLSVMKPQGPVAQGQYDLMKLSIAIMIVVLIIVFAIAAYVLIRFRRRAGQNEVPEQVEGNFKLEVIWTAIPLLLVIVLAVPTVQTIFAQGEDLSKDKNAIQVKVTSHQYWWEFTYPQYDVTTSQDLIIPTGKKIAFELKTADVLHSFWVPSLAGKMDTNPDGTVNKFSFSAPNEGVYRGKCAELCGRSHAFMEFKVKAVSQESFDRWVNEMKAPAVLPEDTQLAEKFKTNCLSCHAVGDQGGPVAPNLTGIGGKEAVAGILLNQREGQEEGNPVLDNMKEWLHDPQSVKPGNTMPNPKDLGLTDEEIDGIAEYLANYKLDYE; encoded by the coding sequence ATGATGAAACAGTGGCAGGTTGCAAAGCGAATTCTCCCCTTGCTGGCGGTGTTCTCTTTACTGCTATCCGCATGCGGGCGGGAAGACTTGTCGGTAATGAAACCTCAGGGTCCTGTGGCACAAGGCCAATATGATCTGATGAAGCTGTCCATTGCGATTATGATCGTGGTGCTCATCATTGTATTTGCCATTGCTGCGTATGTGCTGATCCGGTTTCGCAGGCGTGCCGGGCAGAATGAAGTTCCCGAACAGGTTGAAGGCAATTTCAAGCTAGAGGTCATTTGGACAGCCATTCCGCTATTGCTGGTTATTGTACTGGCCGTACCGACGGTTCAGACGATCTTTGCCCAAGGCGAAGATTTGTCCAAGGACAAAAATGCAATTCAGGTCAAAGTTACCTCACATCAGTATTGGTGGGAATTCACTTATCCTCAATATGATGTCACCACCTCTCAAGATCTTATCATCCCGACCGGCAAAAAAATCGCATTCGAATTGAAAACCGCAGACGTGCTTCACTCCTTCTGGGTGCCGTCTCTTGCGGGCAAAATGGACACAAACCCGGATGGAACAGTGAACAAATTTAGCTTCTCAGCTCCAAATGAAGGCGTTTACCGCGGGAAATGCGCGGAATTATGCGGAAGGTCGCATGCCTTTATGGAATTCAAAGTAAAAGCAGTCAGCCAGGAATCCTTTGACAGATGGGTCAATGAGATGAAAGCACCGGCAGTGCTGCCAGAAGACACACAACTTGCTGAAAAGTTCAAAACGAACTGTCTGTCTTGCCACGCAGTTGGCGATCAGGGCGGACCTGTTGCGCCGAATCTAACCGGAATCGGCGGCAAGGAAGCTGTGGCAGGTATCCTGCTGAACCAGCGTGAGGGACAGGAAGAAGGCAATCCGGTGCTGGATAACATGAAAGAATGGCTCCATGATCCGCAATCCGTGAAGCCAGGCAATACGATGCCGAATCCAAAAGATCTTGGACTTACGGA